DNA from Leptospira mayottensis 200901116:
GTTATATATCATTATGAGTCAAGTTATCATGTGGTAGGATTGTTAATTCGATTTCTTATATTCTCTTACGTATATCAAACCATTGAATCTTGAAATTACTCAGATTGTTTTTTGATGAAACTCATAAAAAGTGAGTAAAAAAAATGGAAGGTTGTTGTTATGAAGAAAAGTTTTTTAATCCTGACTTTTTTATTTTTGTTTCTGCAAGGCTGTATGGTTTGGCCTATGCTTACGGGAGCTACAGGGCTGGCCGTTAATAAAAAAAAAGGAAGTTCTCGCCTTCTTCTGCCGTTTGGATCTTCACAAAGTTCGCTAAAACGGATTGAAATTACAACAACCGAATCTTCCATCGCAAAAGGCACGAGTACTCAAATTCAGGTAACCGCAATTTTTGAGGACGGAACTCATTCGGATATTACTTCTTCATCCACTATCCTTTCTTTAAACTCTTCAATTTTGGATTGTCAGTCCTCAGTTGGAACCGGAATCGAAGTGGGAACTTCGAATATCACTGCAAAATATCAAGGACAAGAAGCTTCTACTTCCGTGCAAGTAACGAATGCAGCGTTGGTATCTCTTCAACTTGTTGCCGCAAGTTCTGGAGCTTTGCCCGTAGGCTTTACAAGGGGATATTCCTTGATTGGAATTTTTTCGGATCATACTACTCAAGATCTGACTTTGAATCCCGGTGCTATGTTAACTTCTTCCAATCCTGTAGCAGCAGCTTTTGCACCCGATGGCAAAAGTCTTACAGGAATAAGTTATAGTTCTACGACTACTCTCACTGGTTCTTTCGGGGGGAAAAGTGTATCCTTAGTTGTAACTACCGCTGCAGTATCTCTGGTATCGATTCAAATTACTCCCGTAAATCCTGGAGTTCCTATCGGTGGAAACAAACAATTTACTGCAACTGGAATCTATTCGGATAATTCTACGCTGGATATTAGCACACAAGTTGTTTGGAACTCTTCCAATACTTCCGTTGCTACTCTCAGCGTTTCCGGCCTTGCATCTTCTTTAACCACGGGAACTTCCACAATATCCGCTTCGAACGGTGCAATTACGAGTAATACTCAAATACTTACAGTCACTCCAGCTGAGTTGGTTTCTATTTCCGTTACTCCTTCCAATCCTTCCATAGCAAAAGGTTTGACACAACAGTTTACCGCTACCGGCACGTTTACGGACCATTCTACATTAGATATTACTTCTCAGGTCAATTGGACTTCTTCCAACAATGGGACGGTTTCAATTTCAAACGCGGTTGGGGGAGAAGGGAATTCTACGGCGCTGACTCTGGGAGCAGTTACGATTACGGCGGATGTGGGTGGAATTTCAGGCTTTACGAATATGACTGTCACCAACGCGACTCTCGTTTCTATTTCCGTTACACCTGCAAATCCTTCGGTGCCGAAAGGTCTGACTCAACAGTTTACTGCAACTGGAACGTATTCCGATAGCTCTACCCAAGATCTTACTGCTGCTGTGGTTTGGTCTTCTTCTTTGGTTTCTAAGGCAATCATTTCCAACAGTGGCGGAAACGAGGGGATGGCAAATACCATTGCAACCGGCACTTCTACGATTAAGGCTACACATTCCAGTGGAATTTTCGGAACCACAACCCTTACAATCACTGCGGCGGTCTTAATTCTATTCAGGTAACTCCTACGAATCCTTCTGTAGCCAACGGATTTACGAAACAATTTACTGCAACTGGAACGTATTCGGATAATTCCACACAGGATTTATCCTTAGTAGCAACCTGGGCATCTTCTTTTGGAGGTATTGCTCTCATCTCCAATGCGGCCGGCAGCGAAGGACTTGCTACTTCTCTTGCAACTGGAACGACAAACATTACTGCGAGCTACAATTCAATCGTAAGCCCCACTTCGACACTTACGGTCACTCCGGCCGTTTTGGTTTCAATTGCGGTTACTCCCGGAACGCCTTCCAAAGGGAAAGGTTTGACACAACAATTTACTGCAACTGGAACGTATTCGGATGGTTCCACTTCGAATCTGACGAATACCGTAACTTGGAACTCCTCCGATTCGTTTGTTGCCAGCATTAGTAATGCGGCGGGAACTCAAGGAAAAGCGAATGCTTTGGAAGTCGGGACTATCAACATTCAAGCCGTTTTTGGCGGTATTACGAGCAACGCGTCTACCTTTACGGTCACTTCTGCGAGTCTCGTTTCGATTTCCGTTTCCCCGGCAAATCCTTCGGTTCCAAAAGGTTTAACACAACAATTTACCGCAACAGGAACTTACTCCGACGGATCCACTCAGATCGTTACGGATTCAGTTACTTGGTCGTCGTCTGCAACTGGATTTGCTACGATTTCCAACGCAGCCGGTTCGCAAGGATTAGCTACCACAGGCAATGTAGGCGCTACTACAATTACCGCCACGGACGGATCCATTTCAGGAACTTCTGCGTTGAGCGTCACCGCGGCGAGTCTGGTCTCTATCTCTGTTTCTCCAACGAATCCTACGATTGATTCTACCACTACGAAACAATTCTTTGCGACTGGAACGTATACGGACGCTTCCACTCAGGACTTAACGACAGCAGTAACTTGGAGTAGCTCGAACGCTTCCGCAACCGTTTCCAATGCGGCAGGTTCGGAAGGGCTCGCAACTGGTGTGACTGCAGGAACCCCTTCGATTCAAGCGACTTTGAATAGTATCGTTGGCAGTACTACTCTTACGGTCAATACGATCGATTTGACGCCTCCGACCGTTCTTTCGGTGATATCTCTGGCGGCAAGAACCATACGTGTCATATTTTCGGAACCAGTCAACGTAGCTCAGGCGACAAATGTCGCAAACTATAAGATTGCGAATTCGGCGACTTTGAATTCTACCGCTCTCTGCCCCGATAACGCAGACTTTACGAACAATACTCAAACTGGAACATTTAATATTAGCAGCATCGCAGGTTCCGGAAGTATCTATACGATCACTCTCAGTAACGATCAAGTATCGGGAGCTCCCTACTCACTGCTTGTGAATAAAACAGGCATTAAAGATCTTGCAACTACACCCAATGCTTTCGGTTGTCCGAATAGCGCGGACTTTATCGGACAGGAAAAGATCAAAGTATCTTCCGCAACATGCAGCGGCTTGAAAGAAGTGACGGTTGCATTTTCCAAATCGCTTCTTCCAGGAACGGCAGTAGGCGGAGCAGAATGCACCTCTGCTGCAGAGTGCGCCAAACGATACAAAATCACCGGCGTTTCTGCCATTGGAAATATTACGAACGCTAAAATATTGGACGGAACCGTATGCAACGGCGCTCCAGCCGATCCAACCAAGGTATGCCTAACGCATTCTTTGGATCAGTTCGGCGGACAATACACGATCCTTGTGGCGAATAAGAAGGACGGAGACGGTTTTGACAATCTGGCCTGGGGTGCGCTTCAAAACCAAAATGCAGATGAGGATCTTCAGACTTCGCCTAAAGATAGAACTAGCTTTATCGGATGTGGAACCGCTCCAGTTAATTTTGTAGATGGTCCGATCGCAGTAGATCCGTTTGGCGATACTTCCAGCTTTGGATATATCACCAATTACAATAACAAGATCTACATCGGTCCTAACGGAGGAGGAAATCAAGCGGTTCGATTTAATTTTGACGGCACCGCTCCGGAATCTGTATCGTTTTCCTTTCCAGGAGGCTTTAATAACACTGCAAATTCTCGGGACGGAGGGATTCCCGTACCAAGACACGTGACCATCGGACATACAACGTGTACAACTAACAATGCGGATCAGGCCACTGGTTGTGGTCCGGACAACGAGGACGGTAGAGGCGTTTTCACTGCAGGCACGTTAGGAGGAATTCCGCACCTTCTGATTGCAGGAGCAAGATCTCTTACAAACTTCAACTTCATTTATTATACTTCCGATACCGATGCCGGTTTGGATTTTAAATCGATTGATACTGGAGGGATTACCGGAGGTCAAGCTATGGGGGCTTCCGCATTATCCATCTTAAACGATCGGATCTATGGTGGATTTGCAAAGAAAAGTGCGGCGGCTTCATTCAATGCTCCGGACTTCGGAAAAATTTCCTTCAACACCGCAGATGGTGTTCCTGAAGGTGGTCATTGCACTGTAGGTTCCCCTTGCGCAGCCAGTACGAATACAAATGGTGCTTACTTTAGTATCAGCTGGATGCCTCATTTTGGAGGGGGAACTGCCGCTGGAGATAACAACAGTCCGAACTGGGCTCGACTTGTCGGAGTGGATTCTATATTCCCATTCAATGGACGAATTTATGCGGCCAACGGAGGAAATAATGCTGTAGGGCATAACGGAACGATCATCCGCTCCAACAACGGAAATCCTAAAGCCTGTGCAGGCGCCAATAATTGTGCCGATTGGACGGAGATTGGACCGAGAACGAACGCGAAGTGGCATAACGGAACTTCGTATTTTTCTCTCGAATTGACCAAAACTTATGATTTGATTCCTGCGGATAGAGCATTTGCTCAATTTGCTGAGTTTAACGGAAATCTTTATGTGACAAGAACGCTTTGTAATACTGCAGAAGCTGCGCTTGGATTTAAAGCTTCCGTAGCCAACATAGCAGGTTGCACGAATGGAACATTCAATAATCGCAAACTTCAACTCTGGAAATGCGATCCGACCAATGGCGGGGCCGATGCCTTGAATTCTACAACCTGTGAAGCGGACGAATGGTCCGTTGTCGGAGACAATGGTACCGGTCTCACAAACTTCGGCAATACGAACAATCACAGTATGACGATGCTCGTAACCAATGGAAGCCATCTCTATATGGGTTTTGACAATACAGCTGGAGTTCAGATCTGGAGAACCAAAGCGGGTGTCACCAATCCGGGTGCAAATACTTCCGACTGGGAACAGATCGGAGGAAGCGGTCTCGGAGACGCTGCCAATAATACCCAGATCTTTTCCGGAACTTCTGCCAACACAACCAATGGAACCAAATACATTTATGTAAGTGCCGGCAAGGGTGGAATTCCGATGCGAATTTTCAGACAGCAAAACAACTGACGATGGATTGTTTAAAAACAATGAATCCAATCATCCGTACTGCTTCTTCCAAAACTAAAAAAGCAGTACGGATATGTCTTGAAAAAGTATACGGTTCGATTTCCATATTTCAAATCTGCCTTTGGATTTTATGCGGAGTTTCGATTGGATGTAAGGAAGAAGTCGTTCCTCGGAAACTTTCATTCATCCCAAACAATAAAAATGGAATGGTTCGTTTTCAATCCGTGGAACACGGACAATGGAATGGAAAATCGAAAGAATATTATTTTATTCTGAAACAGTCCGAAAACGTGCAAGGAGTGTTTCAAATCGATTCTACGGATTCCAATTTGAAAATTCTACTTACAAAGAAGAATTTTCTGATTCATTCCACCACGGAATGCATATCTTCCGTTTCGGAAAACACAGTCTCTTGTCGGTTGGAAATTCCGTCTTTAGAAAAGGGAAAGTATGTTCTTTCCGTATTTACACAAAATTCGCCTCGCGAAAGCGAGAGTTCGCCCCATGCTTCCGATTACAATTTATTTTCGGGGATCTATGGAAAGGGTTACGCAGATCTTGAACTTTAAAAAGGGATTTCAAACAATTAAGAATCAAATCAATCGACTTTCGATCGGTTCAAAATCGTATTCCGAAGCCATTCTTCAATTCCAGATCGTTTCGAAAATTCAAGTTAAGAATATTATTTTTTTCGTATATACTGTCTTTTCAAAAATAAAACGGTATCTATCGGAAAATACCGGGAGCGGCTGTCTTTTGCAAAAAGCACTTAAGAAAAATGGAAAACTTATTATAGTTATGTTTTTATTAACTGTATTTTGGAACTGCCAACATGCACGAGTAAGATTTCCTCAGGAAACTCCAGAGCCCTGTAAACTTTCCAATCAAAAAAAAGAATGTAAAATTGCGTTAGAAGCACGAATCAAAATGGAATCCACACCAAAGCAAACATTTACTATTTCACAGAACTTTTATTTTTGGGGGTTAAAACCTTCCAACTATGCGATCGACGGAACCACCTATTGTCCGCATGGAGTTTACGAAGCGTATCAATTTACATCTTTTTGGAACGGTTTATATGAGCAGCTAACGCTTGGTTTTTTTTCTCCCAGAACGCTGGTCTTAACTTGCCATTCTTCTTGAGGAAATCATGTTTAGAAATTTGAAATATATTTCGATCTTTTCTTTTACCTGGATTTTTGTAACTTGTTACCAAACTACTTTGCAAGTAACGCCTAGAAAAACCCATTTTTCTTCTCCTATCGAAGAATCCAATCCCGATCAAGAATATAAGCAGGGAAATTGGATTGCTGGTCTGATTCCCTCCTTTGATCCACCTCTCATCTCTTGCACAAATGGGAGACCAGAATTAAAAATTCGCCGAGGAGTTCTGGATAATGTGATTCATTGGACCATCGGAGGGATCTATACCAGAAGAACAATTCAAATCTACTGTTTAAAATAAATTCTAGAGTTTTTATAAAATTTCATAATTCTTGGAATTTATTAGTAACCACCTAATAAACCTTACAATTACCCACAATTATCTTTCCCAATGCTAAATCCCAATGTAATATCAGTTAGTCAAGAAAATCCTCTCCAAATAACCATATTACCCGGAGGAGGATCAGAAGACCGAGCCAGATATCCATCAAGTCTTGCAATTTTAGTAATATAGTTTGTGAGCATTTTATTTTGTTTACGATCGCAACTTTTATCTTTAATGAGCTCGTCCAATACATGAATCTCTGTTTGAGTCAATCCAATATCTGGAGGAGCATTGTTTGTTGAACGATTGATCATGGTCATCCAGAATATTCGCCAAGATAAAATGCAATAGATTGAAATCAGATTTACCAATCTTTCCGCCGTTCTAAGTTTTGATTCTTCCACTTTGCAACCGGACTTTAAAATTTTATAAAAGACTTCAATCTTCCAACGCAAAGCATACCATTGTAGCTTTTGAATCGCATCCGAATTAGTCTTAACTGACAAATTAGTTATCAGTTTCCAATCAATCCTTTTGCGGTCTTTAGGGGTCCCTTTTTCTTGCGCATGAATAACGGTAAGGTTTAATTCGGGATATTTTTTCTTTTTACTAATCGGAGGAAGGATACGTATATGGCGATACTTAACTTTGATTGAAACTTCTGATAGGTTTCCTTTTTCATCCCTGACTTTAATTCGATGTGTTCCTTTTACGTGGGAATTTTTCATTACATCATGAATCGTATGATCCCCTTCTATTGCAAGACGATCGACACAAGATCTTATGAGAAAATTCGTTCCCAACTGGTCTGCTAAGCAAAATAGCTCATAAATATCGCTTTCTCGATCTCCTATGTGCACACAATTTTCAGGATGGGCCAGCACTAGATTGTTTGAGATTTTCTAACCAACGAAAGCTTTCCTTTTCTTCGATCGGTATTCTTGTAGGATTAGTTTTCTTCTTTAATGCGTTACAACCTTTAAACTTTTTCCTATTCCAGAATTTAATTGAGGCTAATCCAAGCGGAAGTCCTTCCGTTGTAATTACTAAACTTGAATGCATTAGAATGCCACTTGCTGTGTAATACCTCAAGCGTCCGTCTGTATATTTTCCTGCAATGGTAAGTCGAGTGAATCCTACCGCTGTTGCTTCTTTTCGCTTAAACGAAAATTAAGTTGTATCATGCAAAATTAAAAATGGACCGTCCTCGAAATTGCAATCTTTCTTGTGTTGATTGAAAATGACCTCCTATTCAAAATCATATAACAGAGTATCTAATGTTTTGCATTAAAACAGGCTTTGTAATAAAAATTTATGGTACTTATTTTTATAGAGATCAGTAATATTTCCTTTTCACTTGCACGATCGTTAGAGAGAAAACGGTAGGCGGCCTTGGTATTCGACCAATCCTGACTTACAAACGGTATGCTACCACCAATTCCTTCTGACGAGTTTTCAAGAAATTTATAAAATTTTTTATGAAGCCGAGACATCTCCAAAAATCACATCCGGACATTCTTCTTCTATCCAAGTTTTCCTTTCCTTCATACCATCCTAAAACCTCTTCATATCATCAAAAGGCATTTTAGATTCGGTCTTTATTCGGTACAAGAAATTCTTAATTGTAGGTAATTGTAAGCAATGAAATACATTTTATTGTTGTTAAACTCTCGTGGAATTCCTACCTAACATTTTCAAGTTTTGAGACGTGCTCTTAAGTTCAGAAAAAAAACAAAATCCAGGAAAGAACAATTCCTCCAAAAAGTAGAAAAACGATTCGAAATTTTCCTCTGGGACCTCCGTCTAACACAAACCCAGTATGTTTGAATCCGTAAAAGATATATACGATTACGGGAAAAATTTTCCAGAGAGCCAAATTCCCGGATTTGAAAAATTTCAGTAACAGCAAGGAAAGAACGGTCCAAAAAAGAAATTCCAAAACTCCTAAAACGGTCTTTTGCTCGGATACAACCGGATCGAATTTTTCATACCGGCTTCGATCGATTTCTTGAGGGAGAATGGAAGGCCCAAGACTCGTCGGTCTCCATCCGGGTGGTTTGAGAAGAACGAGAATTTTCTCTTTGAAGCTCTTCGTCTTTTGCACCAAAGAAAAAATCTCTTCATAAACGTGAAAGTTCGTGTACACAGGATCGAATGTAGTCACCGGCTTTGTAAGCCCATATATCGGTTCTTCTTCCTCTCTCGCAAAAGAACCAAAAATTCGATCCCAAAAAATCAAAATTCCTCCGTGATTCTTATCGATGTATTTGGGATCCCTTCCATGATGCACCCGATGATGTGCCGGAGTAACCAAAATTTCCTCCAAAAATCCGAGCTTCCCGATCAACCTCGTATGCACCCAAAATTGGTAGATCTTTAAAATCCCGTGAGCCAATAAAAATGCCTGCCAAGGAACTCCACAAAATGCAATCGAAAGATTAAAGATATATTCGAAAACCCTCTGAAAACTAGACTGCCGCAAAGCGACGGCAAGATTAAATTCTTCACTAGAATGATGCGTTACGTGACAAGCCCAGAGAAAGTTAATTTCATGTGTAGCCCTGTGAAACCAATAGTAAACGAAATCCACCATTAAAAATACGAAAATCCAGCCAGTCAAATTCCGAAATCGGATTTGAATATTTCCATTCTCCAGAAAAAACGGAGACCCCAAGGGGATCTCCGGAATCCCGAACAGAACTTGCAAAGAACAAAATATTCTAAATTTCTCATAAATCCAAAGTGAAACGACTGTTACAAGAATGCCCGTCAAAGAAAATAAAATGCCGGTGCTTAAATCGGCAACCGTATCATTCCAGCGATATACTTTCTTTCCGACTATCCGGGAATAAAAAACCTCCAATCCGATCAAAATCAGAAAAAAGGGAACCGCTAAATCTATAATTGATCCTTGCATCTTTATTCAATTGTTTTTATTCAAAAATTTCGCAATCTTACGTATAATGAACCGGGGTGTAATTCTTACACTTTGAGCGAGTATTTTGTTTAAAGTTCCGGAGATAACGACCGGTTTTCCTTTTTTCAGAGCGTCGTATCCGATTTCAGCGACATCTTTAGCGCTCATAAGCGGAGCAATTGGGTTGTTCAAAAATTTCGACTTGGTTATTTCCGCTCTCTCGAAAAATTCGGTTTTCGTAGGTCCAGGACAAAGAGCGGTTATCGTTACTCCATCCTTATAAACGTCTTCGTAGACTGCTTCCGAAAAAGACAGTACATAGGCTTTCGTCGCATAATAATTTGCCATGTTTGGCCCAGGTTGAAACGCCGCAGTGGACGCCACATTCAATATTTTCCCATTTTTACGTTCCACCATACCTTGTAAGAAAAAATGCGTCAACTCAACCAAAGAAGCCACATTCACTTGGATCATCTGAAGTTCTTTCCGCAAATCCATTCGATCGAATCTCCCGTTCGTTCCAAAACCCGCATTGTTCACAAGAATTTCTACAACCGCTTTTGATTTTTTCGCGAAGTCAAAAATCTTTTTGGAAGCCTTCGGATCTGCAAGATCAACGGAAAGAATATCCACCTTTACTTTAGCTGACGATTCGATTTCCTTCTTTACTTTCTTTAAAGTTTTTTCGTTTCTTGCTACAAGAATCAGATCGTAACCATCTGCCGCGATAAGCTTACTGAGTTCATAGCCGATTCCGACTGTACCACCCGTAATGATTGCCGTTTTTGTCATTTATAGGTTCCTCTTGCGGTCGAAATTAATCGCAGGAAAAAAGAGAGAAAGACTTTTTTTAGAAAGAATTAAAGACGCCAATTCGGCGTTAGTTTGTTAAGAATTTAAAAAACTTTCCAATCACACAAATCCACATTCATTTGAGCTTTAAGACAAACCGCCAAATTCCCCGGAAAAAGTGTTTGCCAATAAATATTAATTCTTATTTTTCCTTCCCATGATCAAACTGTACGGCTCAAACATCAGTAACTATGTAAACAAAGTAAAGCTGGGGCTTTTGGAAAAAGGATTAGAATACGAACAAATCAGGGTCTCTCCTTCTCAAGACGAAGAATTTTTAAAGATCAGCCCGATGGGAAAAGTTCCGGCTCTGGAACTAGACGGAAAATTCATATCCGAGTCCGGAGTTATTTTAGAATTCTTAGATACGATTTTTCCCCAAACACCAAAACTAATCCCCGAAGATCCCTGGGAAGCCGCCAGAGTCAGAGAAATTACGACGATGATAG
Protein-coding regions in this window:
- a CDS encoding Ig-like domain-containing protein — translated: MKKSFLILTFLFLFLQGCMVWPMLTGATGLAVNKKKGSSRLLLPFGSSQSSLKRIEITTTESSIAKGTSTQIQVTAIFEDGTHSDITSSSTILSLNSSILDCQSSVGTGIEVGTSNITAKYQGQEASTSVQVTNAALVSLQLVAASSGALPVGFTRGYSLIGIFSDHTTQDLTLNPGAMLTSSNPVAAAFAPDGKSLTGISYSSTTTLTGSFGGKSVSLVVTTAAVSLVSIQITPVNPGVPIGGNKQFTATGIYSDNSTLDISTQVVWNSSNTSVATLSVSGLASSLTTGTSTISASNGAITSNTQILTVTPAELVSISVTPSNPSIAKGLTQQFTATGTFTDHSTLDITSQVNWTSSNNGTVSISNAVGGEGNSTALTLGAVTITADVGGISGFTNMTVTNATLVSISVTPANPSVPKGLTQQFTATGTYSDSSTQDLTAAVVWSSSLVSKAIISNSGGNEGMANTIATGTSTIKATHSSGIFGTTTLTITAAVLILFR
- a CDS encoding Ig-like domain-containing protein produces the protein MTQQFTATGTYSDGSTSNLTNTVTWNSSDSFVASISNAAGTQGKANALEVGTINIQAVFGGITSNASTFTVTSASLVSISVSPANPSVPKGLTQQFTATGTYSDGSTQIVTDSVTWSSSATGFATISNAAGSQGLATTGNVGATTITATDGSISGTSALSVTAASLVSISVSPTNPTIDSTTTKQFFATGTYTDASTQDLTTAVTWSSSNASATVSNAAGSEGLATGVTAGTPSIQATLNSIVGSTTLTVNTIDLTPPTVLSVISLAARTIRVIFSEPVNVAQATNVANYKIANSATLNSTALCPDNADFTNNTQTGTFNISSIAGSGSIYTITLSNDQVSGAPYSLLVNKTGIKDLATTPNAFGCPNSADFIGQEKIKVSSATCSGLKEVTVAFSKSLLPGTAVGGAECTSAAECAKRYKITGVSAIGNITNAKILDGTVCNGAPADPTKVCLTHSLDQFGGQYTILVANKKDGDGFDNLAWGALQNQNADEDLQTSPKDRTSFIGCGTAPVNFVDGPIAVDPFGDTSSFGYITNYNNKIYIGPNGGGNQAVRFNFDGTAPESVSFSFPGGFNNTANSRDGGIPVPRHVTIGHTTCTTNNADQATGCGPDNEDGRGVFTAGTLGGIPHLLIAGARSLTNFNFIYYTSDTDAGLDFKSIDTGGITGGQAMGASALSILNDRIYGGFAKKSAAASFNAPDFGKISFNTADGVPEGGHCTVGSPCAASTNTNGAYFSISWMPHFGGGTAAGDNNSPNWARLVGVDSIFPFNGRIYAANGGNNAVGHNGTIIRSNNGNPKACAGANNCADWTEIGPRTNAKWHNGTSYFSLELTKTYDLIPADRAFAQFAEFNGNLYVTRTLCNTAEAALGFKASVANIAGCTNGTFNNRKLQLWKCDPTNGGADALNSTTCEADEWSVVGDNGTGLTNFGNTNNHSMTMLVTNGSHLYMGFDNTAGVQIWRTKAGVTNPGANTSDWEQIGGSGLGDAANNTQIFSGTSANTTNGTKYIYVSAGKGGIPMRIFRQQNN
- a CDS encoding LIC_10463 family lipoprotein — protein: MNPIIRTASSKTKKAVRICLEKVYGSISIFQICLWILCGVSIGCKEEVVPRKLSFIPNNKNGMVRFQSVEHGQWNGKSKEYYFILKQSENVQGVFQIDSTDSNLKILLTKKNFLIHSTTECISSVSENTVSCRLEIPSLEKGKYVLSVFTQNSPRESESSPHASDYNLFSGIYGKGYADLEL
- a CDS encoding Bor/Iss family lipoprotein; translation: MNFKKGFQTIKNQINRLSIGSKSYSEAILQFQIVSKIQVKNIIFFVYTVFSKIKRYLSENTGSGCLLQKALKKNGKLIIVMFLLTVFWNCQHARVRFPQETPEPCKLSNQKKECKIALEARIKMESTPKQTFTISQNFYFWGLKPSNYAIDGTTYCPHGVYEAYQFTSFWNGLYEQLTLGFFSPRTLVLTCHSS
- a CDS encoding LIC_10461 domain-containing protein yields the protein MFRNLKYISIFSFTWIFVTCYQTTLQVTPRKTHFSSPIEESNPDQEYKQGNWIAGLIPSFDPPLISCTNGRPELKIRRGVLDNVIHWTIGGIYTRRTIQIYCLK
- a CDS encoding IS4 family transposase — its product is MLAHPENCVHIGDRESDIYELFCLADQLGTNFLIRSCVDRLAIEGDHTIHDVMKNSHVKGTHRIKVRDEKGNLSEVSIKVKYRHIRILPPISKKKKYPELNLTVIHAQEKGTPKDRKRIDWKLITNLSVKTNSDAIQKLQWYALRWKIEVFYKILKSGCKVEESKLRTAERLVNLISIYCILSWRIFWMTMINRSTNNAPPDIGLTQTEIHVLDELIKDKSCDRKQNKMLTNYITKIARLDGYLARSSDPPPGNMVIWRGFS
- a CDS encoding transposase codes for the protein MSRLHKKFYKFLENSSEGIGGSIPFVSQDWSNTKAAYRFLSNDRASEKEILLISIKISTINFYYKACFNAKH
- a CDS encoding sterol desaturase family protein; the protein is MQGSIIDLAVPFFLILIGLEVFYSRIVGKKVYRWNDTVADLSTGILFSLTGILVTVVSLWIYEKFRIFCSLQVLFGIPEIPLGSPFFLENGNIQIRFRNLTGWIFVFLMVDFVYYWFHRATHEINFLWACHVTHHSSEEFNLAVALRQSSFQRVFEYIFNLSIAFCGVPWQAFLLAHGILKIYQFWVHTRLIGKLGFLEEILVTPAHHRVHHGRDPKYIDKNHGGILIFWDRIFGSFAREEEEPIYGLTKPVTTFDPVYTNFHVYEEIFSLVQKTKSFKEKILVLLKPPGWRPTSLGPSILPQEIDRSRYEKFDPVVSEQKTVLGVLEFLFWTVLSLLLLKFFKSGNLALWKIFPVIVYIFYGFKHTGFVLDGGPRGKFRIVFLLFGGIVLSWILFFF
- a CDS encoding SDR family NAD(P)-dependent oxidoreductase translates to MTKTAIITGGTVGIGYELSKLIAADGYDLILVARNEKTLKKVKKEIESSAKVKVDILSVDLADPKASKKIFDFAKKSKAVVEILVNNAGFGTNGRFDRMDLRKELQMIQVNVASLVELTHFFLQGMVERKNGKILNVASTAAFQPGPNMANYYATKAYVLSFSEAVYEDVYKDGVTITALCPGPTKTEFFERAEITKSKFLNNPIAPLMSAKDVAEIGYDALKKGKPVVISGTLNKILAQSVRITPRFIIRKIAKFLNKNN